A single window of Archangium gephyra DNA harbors:
- a CDS encoding response regulator: MSRVLIVDDEPDIANVLGELLGEEGLDVRVVHDGRQALAAMAEQLPDLLITDLMMPRMDGHTLIREMRGSAAFRHIPIVVMSAGMLDKSLLAPDILFVPKPFELFEMLERVAGLLGKQGGSR, from the coding sequence ATGAGCCGGGTGCTGATCGTCGATGACGAGCCGGACATCGCGAATGTCCTGGGGGAGCTCCTTGGCGAGGAGGGGTTGGACGTGCGCGTGGTGCACGACGGCCGCCAGGCCCTGGCGGCCATGGCGGAGCAGCTCCCGGACCTGCTCATCACGGATCTGATGATGCCCCGGATGGATGGGCACACCTTGATTCGCGAGATGCGAGGCAGCGCGGCGTTCCGGCACATCCCCATCGTGGTGATGAGCGCCGGCATGCTGGACAAGAGCCTGCTCGCCCCGGACATCCTCTTCGTGCCCAAGCCCTTCGAGCTCTTCGAGATGCTCGAGCGGGTCGCGGGACTGCTCGGAAAACAGGGCGGCTCCCGCTGA
- a CDS encoding LysM peptidoglycan-binding domain-containing protein, producing the protein MFQRNRLRDGLGEYALLGFHEPLPPGHELVATGGAAQLESRLRSLAQDFFNLQTLREVAHGHVASVFGAGSTDQLVRQVASLVSLGSLRLVRVPRAPEPTGRYLRHKPEELTPEDFVEETQRLRLQIVDDVTDEPISGVKLSIVLPDGSRKQATTDSSGRIELSSVPPGYAQVSSAIDGATLKETLVFVKSGILASKQQASRRRKRKSPSGRFLARVVEHRVSNGETLEGLAERYALTVDDLARFNWDTTDPDEIQRHLYLDVGCTAKDEDGRFLFTRDDEPGVLYIPRPLELGGLDVEQGHILRVSKPSRSAVFVFSV; encoded by the coding sequence ATGTTCCAACGGAACCGGCTGCGAGACGGGCTCGGCGAGTATGCCCTTCTCGGGTTCCACGAGCCGCTGCCTCCGGGGCACGAGCTCGTGGCAACAGGGGGAGCGGCACAACTGGAGAGTCGGCTGCGCTCACTGGCGCAGGACTTCTTCAACCTGCAGACGTTGCGCGAGGTGGCTCACGGCCACGTCGCGTCGGTGTTCGGAGCGGGCTCCACGGATCAGCTCGTGCGGCAGGTGGCGTCCCTGGTGTCGCTCGGGAGCCTGCGGCTCGTGCGCGTCCCTCGGGCCCCGGAGCCCACCGGGCGCTACCTGCGCCACAAGCCGGAAGAGCTGACGCCCGAGGACTTCGTCGAGGAGACGCAGCGGCTGAGGCTGCAGATCGTCGACGATGTCACGGATGAGCCGATCTCCGGCGTGAAGCTGAGCATCGTGCTGCCCGATGGTTCGCGGAAGCAGGCCACCACGGACTCCTCGGGCCGCATCGAGCTGTCGAGCGTTCCGCCCGGGTACGCCCAGGTGAGCTCGGCCATCGACGGGGCGACGCTGAAGGAGACGCTGGTCTTCGTGAAGTCCGGCATCCTGGCGTCCAAGCAGCAGGCGAGCCGGCGCCGCAAGCGCAAGAGCCCCTCGGGGCGCTTCCTGGCGCGGGTCGTCGAGCACCGGGTCTCCAATGGCGAGACGCTGGAGGGACTCGCCGAGCGGTACGCGCTCACGGTGGACGATCTGGCCCGGTTCAACTGGGACACGACGGACCCGGACGAGATTCAACGGCACCTGTACCTCGACGTGGGCTGCACCGCCAAGGACGAGGACGGCAGGTTCCTCTTCACGCGCGACGACGAGCCAGGGGTTCTCTACATCCCCCGCCCATTGGAGCTGGGCGGGCTGGACGTGGAGCAGGGCCACATCCTGCGGGTGAGCAAGCCCTCGCGCTCGGCGGTGTTCGTGTTCTCGGTCTGA
- a CDS encoding alpha/beta fold hydrolase yields MLTITVDGVALHYRDEGHGLPVLLFHAFPLNGEAYAKQLKALSGRYRFIIPDLRGFGRSGLGEGPTEMARIAQDALALLDALKVDSAVVGGVSMGGYASMALLREDAGRVRGLVLVDTQATADDEAGRARREASAQEALREGPEASVRALLPKVVAAGPDSEVGREVAALIRTATPAGLAAAQRGMALRPDSKDILARYAGPALVVVGEKDPVTPLEKAKQMADLITGARLEVIPDAAHLPNQEQPETFNAVLDSFLSGL; encoded by the coding sequence ATGCTCACGATCACCGTCGACGGCGTTGCCCTGCACTACCGCGACGAAGGCCACGGGCTGCCCGTGCTGCTCTTCCACGCCTTCCCGCTGAATGGGGAGGCGTACGCGAAGCAACTGAAGGCGCTGTCGGGGCGCTACCGCTTCATCATCCCGGACCTCCGCGGCTTCGGCCGGAGCGGGCTCGGCGAGGGCCCCACGGAGATGGCCCGCATCGCCCAGGACGCGCTGGCGCTGCTGGACGCGCTGAAGGTGGACTCGGCCGTGGTGGGCGGAGTGTCCATGGGCGGGTACGCCAGCATGGCGCTGCTGCGCGAGGACGCGGGGCGCGTGCGGGGACTGGTGCTGGTGGACACGCAGGCCACGGCGGATGACGAGGCGGGACGCGCACGGCGGGAGGCCTCGGCCCAGGAGGCCCTGCGGGAGGGACCCGAGGCCTCGGTCCGGGCCCTGCTGCCCAAGGTGGTGGCCGCGGGACCGGACTCGGAGGTGGGACGCGAGGTGGCGGCCCTCATCCGGACGGCCACGCCCGCGGGCCTCGCGGCGGCGCAGCGGGGCATGGCGCTGCGGCCGGACAGCAAGGACATCCTCGCGCGCTACGCCGGGCCCGCCCTGGTGGTGGTGGGCGAGAAGGATCCGGTGACGCCCCTGGAGAAGGCGAAGCAGATGGCGGACCTCATCACCGGGGCGCGCCTGGAGGTGATTCCAGACGCGGCCCATCTGCCCAACCAGGAGCAGCCGGAGACGTTCAACGCGGTGCTCGACAGCTTCCTGTCCGGGCTGTAG
- the corA gene encoding magnesium/cobalt transporter CorA, translating to MIQVVVMNGGKALFGGEDLLGLPGSKWIDVLHPTEEEMRQLGERYGLHKLAIEDCLHVDQRPKLEEYPNHQFIVLQGFTSSADNVCELTLHEHHFFLGPDWLISVHELPFDGLEQVRQRVRDEPLATMERGVDFMLYLLADTLVDRNFPVLDKFNEELEDLESAVFENPRPEQLQRIFELKRALVTLRRVLSPQRDVLGFLARRGIPNIQERAALYFRDVYDHLVRLYEQIDAGRDLVGNVMDGYLSMMANRTSEISKQLTIISTIFLPLAFITGFFGQNFEVLSREGYFWAMLVSVVGLPIALVFWFKRKGWL from the coding sequence ATGATCCAGGTCGTCGTCATGAACGGTGGCAAGGCCCTCTTCGGGGGCGAGGATCTGCTCGGGCTGCCCGGCTCGAAGTGGATCGACGTCCTCCATCCGACGGAAGAGGAGATGAGGCAGCTCGGGGAGCGCTACGGGCTGCACAAACTGGCCATCGAGGACTGCCTCCACGTGGACCAGCGGCCCAAGCTGGAGGAGTACCCGAACCACCAGTTCATCGTGCTCCAGGGCTTCACCTCCAGCGCGGACAACGTGTGCGAGCTGACGCTGCACGAGCACCACTTCTTCCTGGGACCGGACTGGCTCATCAGCGTTCACGAGCTCCCCTTCGACGGGCTGGAGCAGGTGCGGCAGCGGGTGCGGGACGAGCCCCTGGCGACGATGGAACGCGGCGTGGACTTCATGCTGTACCTGCTGGCGGACACGCTGGTGGACCGCAACTTCCCCGTCCTGGACAAGTTCAACGAAGAGCTGGAGGACCTGGAGTCGGCGGTCTTCGAGAACCCGCGGCCGGAACAACTCCAGCGCATCTTCGAGCTGAAGCGGGCCCTGGTGACCTTGCGGCGGGTGCTGTCGCCCCAGCGGGACGTGCTGGGCTTCCTGGCCCGCAGGGGCATCCCCAACATCCAGGAGCGCGCGGCGCTGTACTTCCGCGACGTGTATGACCACCTGGTGCGGCTGTACGAGCAGATCGACGCGGGCCGCGACCTGGTGGGCAACGTGATGGACGGCTACCTGTCCATGATGGCCAACCGGACGAGTGAGATCAGCAAGCAGCTCACCATCATCTCCACCATCTTCCTGCCGCTGGCGTTCATCACCGGATTCTTCGGGCAGAACTTCGAGGTGCTGTCGCGCGAGGGGTACTTCTGGGCGATGTTGGTGTCGGTGGTGGGGTTGCCCATCGCCCTGGTGTTCTGGTTCAAGCGCAAGGGGTGGCTCTGA
- a CDS encoding esterase/lipase family protein encodes MAKHRVYLIPGFFGFTHMGEKPAERIVYFGHVRDVLLEGFQKRGHTAEVESVTGHPTASLEVRARLILRTLEESASGDDAAIHLIGHSTGGVDARGLVSAWLPRQAPHLLERVRSVVSVATPHHGAPMASFFQQDRRGEMLLRLLWLFTVFSLRRGPRPMMFLAFRLFYALSETGHQLGFQATLLDQVTRLMAHLTPTEQATLEEFLDQVGKDQSIIGDLTPEKMVGFNQGNPDRPGVRYGSVITGAPPPSFLGMLRAITGKQDPGMGDLVSFRMLDPQPEVIYGAYSFLYKKSAPDSRELRTPDPSPTHDRLLRDIFGEEYRHRSDGVVPTRTQLWGELITAAVADHLDVLGHFDEPPEHVGWLKSGSHFRAPQFQGLWDRVIDFMVDGSQVRA; translated from the coding sequence TCTACTTCGGACATGTCCGCGATGTGCTCCTGGAGGGCTTCCAGAAGCGCGGCCATACCGCCGAGGTGGAGTCCGTGACGGGGCACCCCACGGCCAGCCTCGAGGTCCGCGCCCGGCTCATCCTCCGGACCCTCGAGGAGTCGGCCTCGGGGGATGACGCGGCCATCCACCTGATCGGGCACTCCACCGGAGGCGTGGACGCGCGGGGCCTGGTGTCCGCCTGGCTACCCAGACAGGCGCCCCACCTGCTGGAGCGCGTGCGCTCGGTGGTGTCGGTGGCCACGCCGCACCACGGCGCGCCCATGGCCAGCTTCTTCCAGCAGGATCGCCGGGGCGAGATGCTCCTGCGGCTGCTGTGGCTCTTCACCGTGTTCTCCCTGCGGCGGGGCCCTCGCCCGATGATGTTCCTGGCCTTCCGCTTGTTCTACGCGCTCAGCGAGACGGGCCATCAACTCGGCTTCCAGGCCACGTTGCTCGATCAGGTCACCCGGCTGATGGCCCACCTCACGCCCACCGAGCAGGCCACGCTCGAGGAGTTCCTCGACCAGGTGGGGAAGGATCAATCGATCATCGGCGATCTCACGCCGGAGAAGATGGTGGGCTTCAACCAGGGCAACCCGGACCGGCCGGGCGTGCGTTACGGCTCGGTCATCACCGGCGCGCCGCCTCCGAGCTTCCTGGGCATGCTCCGGGCCATCACCGGCAAGCAGGATCCCGGCATGGGAGACCTGGTGTCGTTCCGGATGCTGGATCCCCAGCCCGAGGTCATCTACGGCGCCTACTCCTTCCTCTACAAGAAGAGCGCGCCGGACTCGCGGGAGCTGCGGACACCGGACCCCTCCCCCACCCATGACCGGCTGCTCCGGGACATCTTCGGCGAGGAGTACCGGCACCGGAGCGATGGCGTCGTCCCCACGCGCACCCAGCTCTGGGGCGAGCTCATCACCGCGGCCGTCGCCGACCACCTGGACGTGCTGGGCCACTTCGACGAGCCGCCCGAGCACGTGGGCTGGCTCAAGTCCGGCTCGCACTTCCGGGCGCCCCAGTTCCAGGGCCTGTGGGACCGGGTGATCGACTTCATGGTGGACGGAAGCCAGGTGCGCGCATGA